One stretch of Brevibacillus laterosporus DNA includes these proteins:
- a CDS encoding putative holin-like toxin: MDGSLKGGRLTLFYPNREGGESMEVYQALTLMFMFGMFILALLTYLKKK; this comes from the coding sequence ATAGATGGCTCTCTCAAGGGTGGTCGGCTCACTCTCTTTTATCCCAATAGGGAAGGGGGTGAGAGTATGGAGGTATATCAAGCGTTGACTCTGATGTTCATGTTCGGCATGTTCATCCTCGCATTGTTAACCTACCTAAAAAAGAAATGA
- a CDS encoding heterocycloanthracin/sonorensin family bacteriocin — MDDFQNELKKLKIDKFSGGDVSPWENESQQDAMLVQRRCGGCHHRCSCNCSCSCSCSCSCSCSCSCFCIFFNCSRCGRCSRCF; from the coding sequence ATGGATGATTTCCAAAACGAACTTAAAAAGTTGAAGATTGACAAATTCAGCGGTGGAGATGTATCGCCTTGGGAAAATGAAAGTCAGCAAGATGCAATGCTAGTTCAGAGAAGATGCGGAGGGTGTCATCACCGCTGTTCGTGCAATTGCTCGTGTAGCTGTTCATGCAGTTGTTCATGCAGTTGTTCCTGTAGCTGCTTTTGTATTTTCTTCAATTGCTCCCGATGTGGTCGTTGTTCCCGTTGCTTCTAA
- a CDS encoding transposase, with translation MDTLYQFVNTSAKDIQSNRRKQFSGNHRKFKSFLHHITKGKPVDKNILKLNEPKRRIKTLSEFQIKSIHDTCTNTRDSLLLLVLYEGGLRISEALSLWIEDFDIGKNAITVRKSKTRAGEGRKVFVTEKTMNLFQDFLIDFHADDIDTNYVFFKLTGPNRGQHLDYSSTRSWVKRMKSKTGIDFTTHMFRHTYATELLRNGVDIKTLQDLLGHENVQTTIGIYLHPSDDDIRKEWEKAHSNKMKK, from the coding sequence ATAGACACTCTGTATCAATTTGTAAATACCAGCGCTAAAGACATACAATCGAATCGACGAAAACAATTTTCAGGGAACCATCGTAAATTCAAATCATTCTTACATCATATAACAAAAGGAAAACCAGTCGATAAAAATATCTTAAAGTTAAACGAGCCTAAACGCCGAATCAAAACTTTATCGGAATTTCAAATCAAGTCTATCCATGATACTTGTACTAATACAAGGGATAGCTTACTTCTTTTAGTTCTTTACGAAGGTGGGTTACGGATATCAGAGGCCCTTTCATTATGGATTGAGGATTTTGATATTGGCAAAAATGCTATAACCGTTAGAAAATCTAAAACGCGAGCTGGCGAAGGACGCAAAGTATTTGTTACAGAAAAAACGATGAACTTATTTCAGGACTTTTTAATTGATTTTCATGCTGATGATATTGACACGAACTATGTATTTTTCAAGTTAACTGGGCCTAATAGAGGCCAGCACTTAGACTATTCATCAACAAGATCCTGGGTTAAACGCATGAAGAGCAAAACTGGAATTGATTTTACAACTCACATGTTCCGTCATACTTACGCTACAGAACTTCTCAGAAACGGAGTAGATATAAAGACGTTGCAAGATCTGTTAGGCCATGAAAATGTTCAAACTACTATTGGTATTTACCTACACCCTTCTGATGATGATATTAGGAAAGAATGGGAAAAGGCACATTCCAACAAGATGAAAAAATAG
- a CDS encoding transposase, whose amino-acid sequence MGEIRKTYSKDFKLKAVRLYLSGEQGYKTLTRDLGISDPNLILSQIRGTVQFLR is encoded by the coding sequence ATGGGGGAAATTAGAAAAACATATTCAAAGGATTTTAAGTTAAAAGCCGTACGGCTTTATTTGAGCGGTGAACAAGGGTACAAAACACTTACAAGGGATCTCGGTATTAGTGACCCAAACCTTATTTTAAGTCAAATCCGTGGTACAGTGCAGTTCCTTCGCTAG
- a CDS encoding putative thiazole-containing bacteriocin maturation protein → MTKLDSSMRLKVKRDTFFLPDQKGNVYFRNNVGSFRMEGNGIDQWIEKLLPVFNGENTLGELTDRLPKEYQDRVFEIAENLFQNGFAQDVSQDRPHQLTDKICKKYASQIEFLSNLADSGAYRFMSYRQAKVLAIGSGPIFVSLVVALLDSGLSRFHMLVNRSLPTDRQRIVELASHARKTDPEVAIVELALQAEVVNTWREAVQPFDAILYVSQEGNVEELRVLQAVCREEGKVLLPAICLQQVGVAGPLVHPDSEECWESAWRRIHQSVLCKDEKLHTFSSTAGAMLANVIVFELFKTITAVNESEPKNKVYLLDLETLEGNWHSFMSHPLVTGKTKVKWIEDLDEHLEQKKGSSDSNGLIPYFSTLTSAESGIFHIWEEGGLKQLPLAQCRIQATDPLSEGPAELLPEMVCTGMTHEEARKDAGLTGIEAYVSRMVPAFLTGQMLEPHDFVGVGAGETAAEGVSRGLQKCLFQELSTQHMDQKPPVNQVQLSTVEDEYSRFYLQALITMQGTPRIGVGAEVFGFPAVWVGTGERWYGSVGLNVTMALRNSLQYALLVAQNQAEFRMPLALSRASVLLEEQEQNSLAIPGLDETAQTEILQSALQVLKRNQKRLFLLDLAQESFLKKELAGVYGVLLREEESR, encoded by the coding sequence ATGACAAAATTAGATTCTTCTATGCGTCTAAAAGTGAAAAGGGACACTTTTTTTCTTCCTGATCAAAAGGGAAATGTGTATTTTCGGAATAATGTAGGCTCATTTCGTATGGAAGGAAATGGGATTGATCAGTGGATTGAAAAACTGTTGCCGGTGTTTAACGGGGAGAACACGTTGGGCGAGCTGACGGACAGATTGCCGAAAGAATATCAGGATCGTGTGTTTGAAATCGCAGAAAATTTATTCCAAAATGGTTTTGCCCAGGATGTGAGCCAAGATCGTCCGCATCAGCTTACGGACAAGATTTGCAAAAAGTATGCTTCACAAATTGAATTTTTAAGTAATCTGGCTGATTCTGGTGCTTATCGTTTCATGTCTTATCGTCAGGCTAAAGTGCTGGCGATCGGCTCCGGTCCGATCTTTGTCTCATTGGTTGTGGCGTTGCTTGATTCCGGCTTGTCCAGGTTCCATATGCTGGTCAATCGTTCGCTGCCGACGGATCGACAACGGATAGTGGAGCTGGCGTCTCATGCCCGCAAAACGGACCCCGAGGTAGCCATAGTGGAGCTTGCGCTGCAGGCGGAGGTAGTAAATACTTGGCGCGAGGCTGTGCAGCCGTTTGATGCGATTTTGTACGTTTCTCAGGAGGGCAATGTAGAGGAACTGCGGGTTCTTCAAGCCGTTTGCAGGGAAGAGGGCAAGGTGCTGCTGCCAGCGATATGTCTGCAGCAGGTGGGGGTAGCGGGACCGCTTGTGCATCCAGACTCTGAGGAATGTTGGGAGTCGGCGTGGCGCCGTATACACCAATCCGTGCTCTGCAAAGACGAAAAGCTGCACACGTTTTCCTCCACGGCAGGAGCGATGCTGGCAAATGTAATCGTGTTTGAATTGTTCAAGACCATTACGGCGGTGAACGAATCGGAACCGAAGAATAAGGTCTACCTTCTTGATCTGGAGACGTTGGAAGGAAACTGGCATTCGTTCATGTCTCACCCGTTGGTGACAGGAAAAACGAAAGTCAAATGGATAGAAGATCTTGATGAACACCTCGAACAAAAAAAGGGCTCAAGTGATTCGAACGGTCTGATCCCTTATTTCAGCACATTGACATCAGCAGAATCAGGGATTTTCCACATCTGGGAGGAGGGGGGCTTAAAGCAGCTTCCATTGGCCCAGTGCCGAATTCAGGCAACTGACCCGCTGTCGGAGGGACCGGCCGAGCTGTTGCCGGAGATGGTGTGCACAGGGATGACGCATGAGGAGGCTCGGAAGGATGCGGGGCTGACCGGAATAGAAGCGTATGTATCGCGTATGGTTCCCGCGTTCTTGACGGGACAAATGCTAGAGCCACATGATTTTGTCGGAGTCGGAGCGGGGGAGACCGCAGCGGAGGGTGTCAGCCGCGGGTTGCAAAAGTGTTTGTTCCAAGAACTGAGCACGCAGCATATGGATCAAAAACCTCCTGTTAATCAGGTGCAATTGAGTACGGTAGAAGATGAGTATAGCCGGTTTTATTTGCAAGCATTGATCACCATGCAAGGAACACCGAGGATCGGAGTGGGAGCAGAAGTGTTCGGTTTCCCTGCAGTGTGGGTCGGTACAGGTGAACGCTGGTATGGCAGTGTAGGTTTAAATGTGACCATGGCGTTGCGTAATTCGTTGCAGTATGCCTTGCTAGTGGCACAAAATCAGGCGGAATTTCGCATGCCGCTTGCGTTGTCCCGTGCATCCGTTCTTTTGGAAGAACAGGAGCAAAACAGTCTTGCGATTCCCGGACTAGACGAAACAGCGCAAACAGAGATCTTGCAGTCCGCCCTACAGGTTTTGAAACGGAATCAGAAGCGGCTCTTCCTCTTGGATTTGGCGCAGGAGTCCTTTTTGAAAAAGGAACTGGCAGGAGTATATGGGGTTTTGCTACGAGAGGAGGAGTCCCGGTGA
- the fabG gene encoding 3-oxoacyl-ACP reductase FabG, with product MLTPLKDKTVVVTGASKGIGKGIARTFAAKGAKVAVVARSLTKAEETAVEIRKNGGIAHAFQGNVADLESMRCVASETAGTFGGIDVLCANAGIFPNAPIETMTGEHWDQVMNTNARGTLFSLQACLPFLKKAEYGRIIVTSSITGPVTGYAGWSHYGASKAAQLGFMRSAALELARYSITINAVMPGNIMTEGLDGLGDHYLQAMTASIPLKRLGSVEDIAYAALFLASKEAGYITGQTIIVDGGQIIPESLEAMGQT from the coding sequence ATGCTGACGCCACTGAAGGATAAGACGGTCGTAGTGACCGGAGCCAGCAAAGGAATCGGCAAAGGAATTGCGAGAACCTTCGCCGCAAAGGGGGCGAAAGTCGCGGTCGTCGCACGCAGCCTGACGAAAGCGGAGGAAACCGCGGTGGAAATCCGGAAGAACGGAGGCATTGCTCATGCCTTCCAGGGCAATGTCGCCGATTTGGAGTCGATGAGGTGCGTTGCGAGCGAGACGGCCGGTACTTTCGGGGGGATCGACGTGCTGTGCGCCAATGCCGGTATTTTTCCGAATGCGCCGATCGAGACGATGACCGGCGAGCATTGGGATCAGGTGATGAACACGAATGCTCGCGGGACTCTGTTTTCCCTTCAAGCCTGCCTGCCCTTTCTGAAGAAGGCGGAATACGGCCGGATCATTGTTACCTCTTCGATTACGGGGCCGGTCACGGGCTATGCCGGATGGTCGCACTACGGCGCAAGCAAAGCCGCTCAGCTTGGATTCATGCGCAGTGCGGCGCTCGAGCTCGCGCGTTACAGCATTACCATTAACGCCGTCATGCCCGGCAACATAATGACGGAAGGCTTGGATGGCCTTGGAGATCATTATCTGCAGGCGATGACGGCGTCCATCCCGCTCAAGCGGCTCGGAAGCGTCGAAGATATCGCTTACGCCGCTCTTTTTTTGGCTTCGAAGGAGGCAGGTTATATTACGGGCCAAACTATCATCGTTGATGGCGGTCAGATTATTCCAGAGAGTCTGGAAGCGATGGGGCAAACCTGA
- a CDS encoding bacteriocin biosynthesis protein SagD — translation MSSVVLVVGEGLLADLVCKELSAPYEVVRQTNLKAQIPKTAEIALVLHDAWNPFVHREAEAVLQTSGIPWLRGFVSFGEGVVGPLVRPGTPGCSQCADLRYLMAGRERQEIWELQQRLGEQANISRDAWASHTGLLQMTHVLVAEVQRVLTGEQAHLEGRLFLINLKMLRSSRHFILPDPSCEVCGQMPEDSAIAARISLKPNPKISADSYRSRPMDDLKKVLGKEYLDYRTGFLNKKLRDLVSPFADVSVSLPLFTGDEGTAGRTHSYEDSEMTAILEGLERYCGIAPRGKRTVIRDSFHNLADQALDPVKVGLHTEEQHERPDFPFVRFDPDRPMYWVWGYSFLQERSILVPEMLAYYGMGDKDCFVFETSNGCALGGSLEEAIFYAILEVVERDSFLMTWYGELPLPRIDPFSIHDQELHLMLYRLQAVAGYDVYVFNATMENGIPSVWTLAKNRKEKGVNLICAGGAHPDPVRALKSSIHELAAMLLTLNEKFEANREEYVRMFHDPFLVKKMEHHSMLYALTEAEERLQFLLNDHRPLRTFEEEFIPRPKYGDLTDDLKSLLQTFRRLNLDVIVVDQTTPEILRNGLHCVKVLIPEMLPMTFGHHLTRVKGLDRVLQVPMELGYTKQPLTYEQLNPHPHPFP, via the coding sequence GTGAGTTCAGTCGTTTTGGTTGTCGGAGAAGGGCTCTTGGCGGATCTCGTGTGCAAAGAATTGTCTGCTCCATACGAGGTCGTTCGTCAGACCAATTTGAAGGCCCAAATACCGAAAACAGCTGAAATAGCTCTGGTGTTGCACGATGCTTGGAATCCTTTCGTACATCGCGAGGCGGAAGCGGTGTTGCAAACATCTGGCATCCCTTGGCTGCGCGGTTTCGTTTCGTTTGGTGAAGGCGTGGTTGGGCCGCTGGTGCGTCCTGGTACGCCGGGGTGTTCGCAGTGTGCTGATCTGCGATATCTGATGGCGGGACGTGAGCGTCAAGAGATATGGGAGCTGCAACAACGGCTGGGCGAGCAAGCGAATATCTCACGTGATGCATGGGCATCGCACACGGGGCTTTTGCAGATGACTCACGTGCTCGTGGCAGAGGTACAGCGGGTGCTAACAGGCGAGCAAGCCCACTTGGAAGGTCGGTTATTTTTGATCAACCTGAAAATGTTAAGGAGTTCTCGCCACTTCATTCTGCCTGACCCGTCATGTGAGGTTTGCGGTCAGATGCCCGAAGATTCGGCGATTGCAGCTCGCATATCACTAAAACCTAATCCGAAGATCAGCGCCGACAGTTACCGCTCTCGCCCCATGGACGATCTCAAGAAGGTTTTGGGTAAAGAGTATCTGGATTACCGAACAGGCTTTTTGAATAAAAAACTGCGTGATCTGGTGTCGCCGTTTGCCGATGTAAGTGTTAGTCTGCCGTTGTTCACTGGGGACGAGGGGACAGCAGGGCGGACGCATTCGTATGAGGATAGCGAGATGACAGCCATATTGGAGGGCTTGGAGCGGTACTGCGGAATTGCACCTCGCGGCAAGCGGACCGTGATCCGCGACAGTTTCCACAATCTTGCGGATCAAGCGCTCGATCCCGTCAAGGTAGGGCTACACACCGAGGAACAGCATGAGAGACCTGATTTTCCGTTCGTACGGTTTGATCCTGACCGACCAATGTATTGGGTATGGGGCTACTCGTTCTTGCAAGAGCGCTCGATTTTGGTTCCGGAGATGCTTGCCTATTACGGGATGGGTGATAAGGATTGCTTTGTGTTTGAAACTTCCAACGGATGCGCGTTGGGCGGCAGTCTGGAAGAGGCGATTTTCTACGCCATTTTGGAAGTGGTGGAGCGTGATTCATTCCTGATGACCTGGTATGGGGAGCTTCCTCTTCCACGTATTGACCCCTTTTCGATTCACGATCAGGAATTGCACTTGATGCTCTACCGTTTGCAGGCGGTGGCCGGTTATGATGTCTATGTGTTTAACGCGACGATGGAGAATGGGATTCCCAGCGTTTGGACACTGGCGAAAAACAGAAAAGAAAAGGGAGTCAATCTGATCTGTGCGGGCGGCGCTCATCCGGACCCTGTGCGGGCGTTGAAAAGCTCAATCCACGAATTGGCCGCTATGCTACTGACATTGAACGAGAAGTTTGAGGCTAACCGTGAAGAGTATGTGCGTATGTTCCACGATCCGTTTCTGGTGAAAAAGATGGAACATCATTCTATGCTGTACGCTTTGACGGAAGCGGAAGAGCGCCTGCAATTTTTGCTGAATGATCATCGTCCATTGCGAACGTTTGAAGAGGAATTCATACCGAGGCCAAAGTATGGCGATTTAACCGATGATTTGAAGTCCCTTCTCCAGACGTTCCGCCGATTGAATCTCGATGTGATCGTGGTGGATCAGACGACACCTGAAATCTTGCGGAACGGACTGCATTGCGTAAAAGTACTGATTCCGGAGATGTTGCCGATGACTTTCGGACATCACCTAACCCGCGTTAAAGGACTGGATCGGGTACTACAAGTACCCATGGAGCTTGGGTATACGAAGCAGCCGTTAACGTATGAACAGCTCAATCCACATCCGCATCCGTTTCCATAA
- a CDS encoding SagB/ThcOx family dehydrogenase gives MRLDTFLHTLHFDTEKAIPLDFEVDWEDAPLPFKLYRGLPVIPLSAEIPLMLEERQAITKPDLREMSHFLWYVYGLTQFSESVFDLNTMEQAFGPIQSYRRFVPSGGARYPNEIYVYLKLEGAHTGIYHYDVAHQRLVLLRKGNFDDYMARALGNRCDLSTCFATVFVTTMFWKNFFKYNNFAYRLQGLDAGVLIGQLLEVSKRFGYESGVYFQFLDRALNHLLGLSEQEESVYAVIPLSVEPGSTWFGKGNGANGSVTAAELCRELLTVEHDHYVRSQRVLPYPMLIQMTEASQLESLQSFRRFEGEKNITYEGNTVALPQVGRFFYDLGSACRKRVSPEMGFVLGKVSQQQLATLLQEATASFQYRNDLDEDQENRQPRVFLYCCLYNVEDIPDGAYRYDSEAHALRQIRLGDHRLYLQQGMNLDNVNLFQVPLCFHVAGDKDHLKAALGYRGYRIQQMEAGMLVQRLLLAATALGMGGHPLLGYDVESCDNLNRMDSHGKTSLIQIPVGPYRPRSRLEGSLHG, from the coding sequence ATGAGGCTGGATACTTTTCTGCACACTCTTCATTTCGACACAGAAAAGGCAATACCACTTGACTTCGAGGTGGACTGGGAAGACGCACCCTTGCCATTTAAGCTCTACCGTGGCTTGCCTGTCATCCCGTTGTCTGCGGAAATACCGCTTATGCTGGAGGAGCGACAAGCGATCACGAAACCAGATCTGCGAGAAATGAGTCATTTTCTCTGGTACGTATACGGTCTGACTCAATTCAGCGAGTCTGTCTTTGATCTGAATACGATGGAACAAGCTTTTGGACCGATACAATCGTACCGACGGTTTGTTCCGTCTGGCGGTGCGAGGTATCCAAACGAAATATACGTATATCTGAAGCTGGAAGGTGCCCATACCGGTATCTACCATTATGATGTCGCTCACCAGCGATTGGTTTTATTGCGTAAAGGAAACTTCGATGATTATATGGCTCGTGCTCTCGGCAATCGCTGTGATCTATCGACTTGTTTTGCAACCGTTTTTGTGACGACCATGTTTTGGAAAAATTTCTTTAAATACAATAACTTCGCCTATCGCCTGCAAGGCCTTGATGCTGGCGTGCTGATAGGGCAATTACTCGAAGTTTCGAAACGGTTTGGCTATGAATCGGGGGTATATTTCCAGTTTCTCGATCGTGCGCTTAACCATCTGCTGGGGCTGTCAGAACAGGAGGAGAGCGTCTATGCGGTCATCCCGCTGTCGGTGGAGCCGGGGAGTACGTGGTTTGGGAAAGGGAATGGCGCAAATGGAAGCGTCACGGCCGCTGAATTGTGTCGGGAGTTGCTAACGGTAGAGCATGATCACTACGTACGGTCGCAACGGGTTCTGCCATACCCGATGCTGATCCAAATGACCGAAGCGTCCCAACTGGAATCTCTACAATCGTTTCGGCGGTTTGAAGGAGAAAAGAACATTACTTATGAGGGTAACACAGTGGCACTCCCTCAAGTAGGGCGGTTCTTTTATGATCTGGGCTCGGCCTGCAGAAAACGGGTTTCGCCGGAAATGGGTTTTGTTTTAGGCAAGGTAAGCCAACAGCAATTGGCTACTTTATTACAAGAGGCGACTGCTTCCTTCCAATATCGAAACGATTTGGATGAGGACCAGGAGAACCGCCAACCCCGTGTCTTCCTGTATTGCTGTTTGTACAACGTAGAAGACATTCCGGATGGTGCCTACCGCTATGACAGTGAAGCTCATGCGTTGCGGCAGATACGTCTTGGCGATCATCGGCTTTACCTGCAACAAGGCATGAATCTGGACAATGTAAATCTGTTTCAGGTACCGCTCTGCTTTCATGTGGCAGGGGATAAAGATCACCTCAAAGCAGCACTGGGGTACAGAGGGTATCGCATCCAGCAGATGGAGGCGGGCATGCTCGTGCAACGTTTACTTTTGGCGGCTACTGCTCTCGGCATGGGCGGGCACCCACTGCTTGGCTATGACGTGGAGTCCTGTGATAATCTCAATCGGATGGATTCGCATGGAAAAACCAGCTTGATCCAGATTCCGGTTGGTCCCTATCGTCCGAGGTCCCGATTGGAGGGGAGTTTGCATGGCTAG